A DNA window from Rhipicephalus sanguineus isolate Rsan-2018 chromosome 8, BIME_Rsan_1.4, whole genome shotgun sequence contains the following coding sequences:
- the LOC119402020 gene encoding uncharacterized protein LOC119402020, with protein MERRRRALILLLLFLVESAFLPVQCQVLRTNHPPPFNFSSGIVRLIIKSYTDELIRDLGDSPALRLSESQAEFLRQRLGRLYEHVRRHPALHQRYLWVGRDRPVASPDEPPLASPARFETASTVSKRGDSRQERSSPPQVPQGGERGSVRGVKRTPPETPIAPLSEEICRTSTAWERLNETVDSFGNAVEVVQDEAFPQWVFSYRCASQGTPCVGIDAMYNSECTERSGFMILYHRKSGSANDSLPSWGAVEVPHHCTCKITPKVIAER; from the exons CTTTCCTACCTGTCCAATGCCAGGTATTGAGAACCAACCATCCTCCGCCCTTCAACTTCAGCAGCGGCATAGTGCGGCTCATTATCAAAT CGTACACCGATGAGCTGATCCGGGACCTTGGCGACAGTCCCGCGCTGCGGCTGAGCGAGTCGCAGGCAGAGTTCCTGCGCCAGCGGCTGGGACGCCTCTACGAGCACGTGCGCCGCCACCCGGCTCTCCACCAGCGCTACCTGTGGGTGGGACGGGACAGACCAGTGGCCAGCCCCGACGAGCCACCTTTGGCGTCGCCCGCCAGATTCGAGACC GCTTCTACAGTGAGCAAGCGTGGAGACAGCCGCCAGGAGCGGTCGTCGCCCCCACAGGTGCCCCAGGGCGGCGAGCGTGGCAGCGTGCGGGGCGTGAAGAGGACCCCTCCGGAGACGCCGATAGCGCCCCTGTCGGAGGAGATATGCCGCACGAGCACCGCCTGGGAGCGGCTCAACGAGACGGTCGATTCGTTCGGCAACGCCGTAGAAGTGGTCCAGGACGAGGCCTTTCCCCAGTGGGTCTTCTCGTACCGCTGCGCCTCGCAGGGCACGCCCTGCGTCGGCATTGACGCTAT GTACAATAGCGAGTGCACCGAGCGCTCGGGCTTCATGATCCTGTACCACCGAAAGAGTGGCTCCGCCAACGACAGCCTGCCATCGTGGGGGGCCGTTGAGGTGCCGCATCACTGCACCTGCAAGATCACACCCAAAGTCATCGCCGAGCGTTGA